A region from the Fusobacterium sp. SYSU M8D902 genome encodes:
- a CDS encoding HAD family hydrolase: MVKLVITDMDGTLLNDKNEINEEFWTIQKKLAENGVIFAVASGRPYCNLVERFKEIKDSMLFISENGACVMYKEKEIFSNTMKKEDVLFLLNICKNIDGALPVLCGKTSAFVEKSVFLNDKYDFESEITKYYNKIEVLDDLSEINDEIFKIAICDFIGAEKNSYTYFKDLEERFQVVVSGNVWLDLGKLDTSKGTAVEMAQKNLDIKYDETMIFGDFLNDYSMMKSGKYSYAMKNAHPKLKEISNFVTEKDNNNNGVLETVKEHFKDIL, from the coding sequence ATGGTTAAATTGGTAATTACTGATATGGATGGTACTCTGTTAAATGATAAAAATGAAATTAACGAAGAGTTTTGGACAATACAAAAAAAATTAGCTGAGAATGGTGTCATTTTTGCAGTAGCTAGTGGAAGACCTTATTGTAATCTCGTGGAGAGATTTAAAGAGATAAAAGATAGTATGCTTTTTATCAGTGAAAATGGAGCTTGTGTTATGTATAAGGAGAAGGAGATCTTCTCAAATACTATGAAAAAAGAGGATGTACTATTTCTTTTGAACATCTGTAAAAATATAGATGGAGCTCTTCCAGTACTATGTGGAAAAACATCTGCATTTGTTGAAAAATCTGTCTTTTTAAATGATAAATATGATTTTGAAAGTGAGATCACTAAATACTACAACAAAATTGAGGTACTTGATGATTTAAGCGAGATCAATGATGAGATATTTAAAATTGCTATTTGTGACTTTATAGGAGCAGAGAAAAATAGTTATACTTACTTTAAAGATCTAGAGGAGAGATTCCAAGTTGTTGTTTCTGGTAATGTTTGGCTAGATTTAGGAAAATTGGATACTAGTAAAGGAACAGCTGTTGAGATGGCTCAAAAAAATCTTGATATTAAGTATGACGAGACTATGATTTTTGGTGATTTTTTAAATGATTACTCTATGATGAAATCTGGAAAATACAGTTATGCAATGAAAAATGCTCACCCTAAATTAAAGGAGATCTCAAACTTCGTAACTGAGAAAGATAACAATAACAATGGTGTCTTAGAAACAGTAAAAGAACATTTTAAAGATATTTTATAA